One genomic segment of Sphaerodactylus townsendi isolate TG3544 linkage group LG07, MPM_Stown_v2.3, whole genome shotgun sequence includes these proteins:
- the CCNB1 gene encoding G2/mitotic-specific cyclin-B1 produces MALRVTRNIKVNAENKTKPAMAASKRGVVAKPGFRSRTALGDIGNKACEAKPKEILKKEILKPAAVEKVTNRKPVRAVEKATEPLKEEKPIPEPVKMDSPSLSPMETSGCAPAEEMLCQAFSDVLLEVEDVDTDDTSDPNLCSEYVKDIYSYLKVLEEQQSVRPNYLSGQEITGSMRAILIDWLVQVQIKFKLLQETMYMTVAIIDRFLQNNKVTKKMLQLVGVTAMFIASKYEEMYPPEIGDFAFVTDHSYTNHQIRQMEMKILRSLDFNLGRPLPLHFLRRASKIGEADVQQHTLSKYLMELSLVDYEMIHFPPSQIAAAAYCLSTKLLEEGEWTPTLQHYMCYTENDLLPVMRYMAKNVMLVNKGLTKHMTVKNKYASSKNSKISTLPALNSAIIQDLAKVLSK; encoded by the exons ATGGCTTTGCGGGTCACTCGG AACATAAAGGTCAATgctgagaacaaaacaaaacctgcaaTGGCAGCAAGCAAGCGGGGTGTTGTTGCCAAGCCTGGCTTCAGGTCAAGGACTGCTTTGGGTGATATTGGCAACAAGGCCTGTGAAGCAAAGCCCAAGGAGATCCTGAAAAAA GAAATATTGAAACCTGCAGCTGTGGAGAAAGTCACCAACAGAAAACCTGTCCGAGCTGTTGAAAAGGCAACTGAGCCTCTGAAGGAAGAAAAGCCAATCCCTGAACCTGTTAAG ATGGACTCTCCATCCCTGAGCCCTATGGAGACTTCTGGTTGTGCACCAGCTGAGGAAATGCTGTGCCAGGCCTTCTCAGATGTTCTGCTTGAAGTGGAAGATGTAGATACAGATGATACTTCTGACCCAAATCTTTGCAGCGAATATGTGAAGGATATTTACAGCTACCTGAAAGTTCTTGAG GAACAACAGTCGGTGAGACCAAATTACCTGTCAGGCCAAGAAATTACTGGAAGCATGAGGGCCATTCTAATTGATTGGCTTGTGCAGGTTCAAATTAAATTCAAACTTTTGCAAGAGACCATGTACATGACGGTGGCCATTATTGATCGCTTTCTGCAG AACAACAAAGTCACTAAGAAGATGCTGCAGCTGGTTGGAGTAACAGCCATGTTCATTGCCAGCAAATATGAAGAAATGTATCCTCCAGAAATTGGTGACTTTGCCTTTGTGACTGACCATTCTTACACTAATCATCAGATCAGACAAATGGAAATGAAAATCCTAAGATCTCTGGACTTCAACCTTGGCCGCCCTCTTCCACTGCATTTCTTAAGAAGGGCATCCAAAATTGGAGAG GCAGATGTACAGCAACACACTCTGTCAAAATACCTGATGGAACTCTCACTGGTGGATTATGAGATGATACACTTTCCTCCATCTCAGATTGCTGCCGCTGCCTATTGCTTATCAACTAAACTACTTGAGGAGGGAGAGTGG ACACCAACCCTACAACACTACATGTGCTACACTGAGAATGATCTTCTTCCTGTCATGCGGTATATGGCAAAGAATGTGATGCTGGTGAACAAAGGCCTGACCAAGCACATG ACTGTCAAGAACAAGTATGCCAGCAGCAAGAATTCTAAGATTAGTACCCTTCCAGCACTGAACTCTGCAATCATACAGGATCTGGCGAAAGTACTGTCAAAATAA
- the CENPH gene encoding centromere protein H — translation MSLLGGAGDVAACLGEEAAAAAACNGSSEEVPAEAAPAHGLVSDEGATPDVLTLFRVREQIKQHLMEYNTAITASEESIPDQVIDEKVVESSIEDLEREMEEVKVSYQNKTLALQRIQVTEALRAKLRNDDEDSKLIWDTIKHIILLSTAVLKSQQKSRELEEKLNEVKQKRLELKRAGECKLAQIHETKRKQKEELENMEVGETLTKARRNLQQEIKMTTLIQNIFQNLITGSGVNWAEDPDLKAVVLQLEKNVAGL, via the exons ATGTCGCTGCTGGGAGGAGCGGGGGATGTCGCTGCCTGCCTCGGGgaagaagcggcggcggcggcggcctgcaACGGTTCGTCCgaagaagtgcctgcagaagcggCGCCTGCCCACGGTCTCGTGAGCGATGAAGGGGCGACTCCAGACGTGCTCACCCTCTTCCG AGTAAGggaacaaataaaacaacatttgatGGAATATAATACAGCAATTACTGCAA GTGAAGAAAGCATTCCAGATCAAGTTATAGATGAAAAGGTAGTTGAGAG TTCTATTGAAGATTTGGAACGAGAAATGGAGGAGGTGAAGGTTTCataccaaaacaaaacattagcATTGCAAAG GATCCAAGTAACTGAAGCGCTCAGAGCCAAATTGAGGAATGATGATGAGGACTCCAA GTTGATCTGGGATACCATAAAGCACATCATTCTTCTGAGCACTGCTGTACTTAAATCTCAGCAG AAATCTCGTGAATTAGAAGAAAAACTGAATGAGGTTAAGCAGAAAAGACTAG AACTAAAGAGAGCGGGGGAATGCAAACTGGCTCAAATCCATGAaacaaagagaaaacagaaagaggaaTTAGAAAACATGGAAGTGGGAGAAACTCTTACAAAAGCTCGTAGAAATCTGCAACAAGAAATTAAGATGACTACACTGattcaaaatatatttcag AATCTCATCACTGGAAGTGGAGTCAATTGGGCAGAGGACCCAGATTTGAAGGCAGTTGTTTTGCAGCTGGAGAAAAATGTGGCTGGACTCTGA